Proteins from a single region of Balaenoptera acutorostrata chromosome 16, mBalAcu1.1, whole genome shotgun sequence:
- the ANXA7 gene encoding annexin A7 isoform X1, translating into MSYPGYPPTGYPAFPGYPPAGQESSFPPPGQYSYPSGFPPMGGGAYPPTPSSGYPGAGGYPGAGGYPAPGGYPSAPQPGGAPSYPGGQGFGAPPSGAGFSGYPQPPSQSYGGGPAQVPLPGGFPGGPMPSQYPGGQSPYPSQINTESLPSYPVFSPVSLDYSSEPASMTQGTQGTIQPAANFDAMRDAEILRKAMKGFGTDEQAIVDVVASRSNDQRQKIKAAFKTMYGKDLIRDLKSELSGNMEELILALFMPPTYYDAWSLQNAMKGAGTQERVLIEILCTRTNQEIQEIVRCYQSEFGRDLEKDIRSDTSGHFERLLVSMCQGNRDENQNVNHQLAQEDAQRLYQAGEGRLGTDESCFNMILATRSFPQLKATMEAYSRMANRDLLSSVGREFSGNIESGLKTILQCALNRPAFFAERLYYSMKGAGTDDSTLVRIMVARSEIDLVQIKQMFSQMYQKTLGTVIASDTSGDYRRLLLAIVGQ; encoded by the exons ATGTCGTACCCGGGCTATCCCCCCACAGGCTACCCAGCTTTCCCTGGATATCCT CCTGCGGGTCAGGAGTCATCTTTTCCCCCTCCTGGTCAGTATTCTTATCCTAGTGGCTTTCCTCCAATGGGAGGAGGTGCCTACCCACCAACACCAAGTAGTGGCTACCCAGGAGCTGGAGGCTACCCAGGAGCTGGAGGCTACCCTGCCCCTGGAGGCTATCCCAGTGCCCCACAGCCAGGGGGAGCTCCATCCTATCCTGGAG GCCAAGGGTTTGGAGCCCCACCAAGTGGAGCAGGCTTTTCTGGCTATCCGCAGCCACCCTCACAGTCTTATGGTGGGGGCCCAGCACAGGTCCCACTACCTG GTGGTTTTCCTGGGGGACCGATGCCTTCTCAGTACCCTGGAGGACAATCTCCTTACCCTAgtcag ATCAATACAGAATCCTTACCTTCCTATCCtgttttctctcctgtttctTTGGATTATAGCAGTGAA CCTGCTTCGATGACTCAGGGAACTCAAGGAACAATCCAACCGGCTGCCAACTTTGATGCCATGAGAGATGCAGAAATTCTTCGTAAAGCAATGAAGGGTTTTG GTACAGACGAGCAGGCAATTGTAGACGTTGTGGCCAGTCGTTCCAATGATCAAAGGCAAAAAATTAAAGCAGCTTTTAAGACCATGTATGGCAAg GATTTAATCAGAGATCTTAAGTCAGAGTTAAGTGGAAATATGGAAGAACTGATCCTTGCCCTGTTCATGCCACCTACGTATTATGATGCCTGGAGTTTACAGAATGCAATGAAG GGAGCAGGAACTCAGGAACGTGTATTGATTGAAATTTTATGCACAAGAACAAATCAGGAAATCCAAGAAATTGTCAGATGTTATCAATCAGAATTTGGACGAGACCTTGAGAAGGATATTAGGTCAGATACATCAGGGCATTTTGAACGTTTACTTGTATCCATGTGCCAG GGAAATCGCGATGAGAACCAGAATGTTAACCACCAGCTGGCTCAGGAAGATGCTCAGCGTCTCTATCAGGCTGGTGAGGGGAGATTAGGGACAGATGAATCTTGCTTTAACATGATTCTTGCCACAAGAAGCTTTCCTCAGCTGAAAGCTACCATGGAGGCCTATTCCAGG ATGGCTAATCGAGATTTGTTAAGCAGTGTCGGCCGTGAGTTTTCTGGAAATATTGAAAGTGGTTTGAAGACCATCT TGCAGTGTGCCCTGAACCGCCCTGCCTTCTTTGCTGAGAGGCTGTACTATTCTATGAAAGGTGCCGGCACAGATGACTCCACCCTGGTCAGGATTATGGTCGCTCGAAGTGAG
- the MSS51 gene encoding LOW QUALITY PROTEIN: putative protein MSS51 homolog, mitochondrial (The sequence of the model RefSeq protein was modified relative to this genomic sequence to represent the inferred CDS: deleted 1 base in 1 codon; substituted 2 bases at 2 genomic stop codons) — MAPRSRXRRHKKPPSSVAPMVVTLPTVVTPVPLILSKPGPSIDTLGFFSLENNVPGLSQLILQKLNMKRYEEYKLVLDGDTPVSGFGYRCLQEMFQKMEDTFXFCVHCKVLPSGLSNSKVLRHCKRCRNVYYCSPECQRSDWPAHRRVCQELRLVAVDHLMEWSQVISYSFFPAGDFVLPSGPWSWLTKVVQGWDTWFSMRHLQLEATLDAVLGSPAMTTLWASVGWPRPDPDVLQGSLKQLLTIALSRPLTLGFGLQALGINVGKVGGRTVHVVGVSHAETFLTHSGDCDELGYMFPGHLGLHVIMVGVDVAAGFSQSASPSLLEPGTVQLSGHRGLYHDFWEEQVESGQIAHPDLVVAFHPGFHASPDLMEAWLPTLLLLRDYEIPTMITVYSQQELAASLQILVDLDTHITAYGANPFASLKPEQVYSNPNKQPVYCSAYYIMFLGSSCQLDKRQLEEKVNGRV; from the exons ATGGCTCCACGGTCCCGATGACGAAGGCACAAGAAACCCCCCTCATCAGTGGCTCCCATGGTTGTGACCCTACCCACAGTTGTGACTCCTGTGCCTCTGATCCTCTCAAAACCTGGCCCTAGCATTGATACACTTGGCTTCTTCTCCTTGGAGAATAATGTTCCTGGCCTATCCCAGCTGATCCTTCAAAAGCTgaacatgaaaagatatgaagAATACAA GTTGGTGCTAGATGGGGATACTCCTGTATCAGGCTTTGGATATCGATGCCTTCAAGAAATGTTCCAGAAGATGGAGGACACATTCTGATTCTGTGTTCACTGTAAAGTACTCCCTAGTGGCCTTTCAAACTCCAAGGTCCTCCGGCACTGCAAGAG GTGCAGAAATGTCTATTACTGTAGTCCAGAGTGCCAGAGGTCTGACTGGCCAGCACACAGGAGGGTTTGTCAAGAGCTGCGTCTTGTAGCTGTGGACCATCTCATGGAATGGTCACAG gtcatTTCTTATTCCTTCTTTCCTGCAGGTGATTTTGTCCTTCCCTCAGGACCTTGGTCTTGGCTGACTAAAGTCGTACAGGGCTGGGACACCTGGTTTTCTATGCGACATTTACAACTAGAGGCTACTCTGGATGCTGTGCTTGGTAGTCCGGCCATG ACCACCCTGTGGGCCAGTGTAGGATGGCCAAGGCCAGATCCAGATGTCCTGCAGGGCTCTTTGAAGCAGTTGCTGACAATTGCCCTGTCACGGCCCTTGACACTGGGCTTTGGGCTTCAGGCCTTGGGGATAAATGTTGGGAAGGTCGGGGGACGCACAGTGCACGTGGTTGGTGTTTCTCATGCAGAGACGTTCCTCACTCACTCTGGGGACTGTGATGAACTTGGCTACATGTTTCCTGGGCACCTTGGCCTCCATGTAATCATGGTGGGTGTAGATGTAGCTGCTGGCTTTTCACAGAGTGCCTCACCTTCACTCCTGGAACCTGGCACAGTTCAGCTTAGTGGCCATAGGGGCCTCTATCATGACTTCTGGGAGGAGCAGGTAGAGTCTGGGCAGATAGCGCATCCAGATTTGGTGGTGGCATTCCATCCAG GTTTCCATGCTTCCCCGGACCTGATGGAGGCTTGGCTGCCCACCCTCTTGCTACTTCGTGATTATGAGATCCCTACGATGATTACTGTTTACAG CCAGCAGGAGTTGGCAGCCTCTTTGCAGATTCTGGTGGACCTGGATACACACATCACAGCCTATGGAGCTAATCCTTTTGCGTCCCTCAAACCTGAACAGGTCTACTCCAACCCCAACAAGCAGCCAGTATACTGCAGTGCCTACTATATCATGTTTCTTGGAAGCTCCTGCCAGCTGGATAAGAGGCAATTGGAAGAGAAAGTAAATGGCAGGGTATAA
- the ANXA7 gene encoding annexin A7 isoform X2, whose translation MSYPGYPPTGYPAFPGYPPAGQESSFPPPGQYSYPSGFPPMGGGAYPPTPSSGYPGAGGYPGAGGYPAPGGYPSAPQPGGAPSYPGGQGFGAPPSGAGFSGYPQPPSQSYGGGPAQVPLPGGFPGGPMPSQYPGGQSPYPSQPASMTQGTQGTIQPAANFDAMRDAEILRKAMKGFGTDEQAIVDVVASRSNDQRQKIKAAFKTMYGKDLIRDLKSELSGNMEELILALFMPPTYYDAWSLQNAMKGAGTQERVLIEILCTRTNQEIQEIVRCYQSEFGRDLEKDIRSDTSGHFERLLVSMCQGNRDENQNVNHQLAQEDAQRLYQAGEGRLGTDESCFNMILATRSFPQLKATMEAYSRMANRDLLSSVGREFSGNIESGLKTILQCALNRPAFFAERLYYSMKGAGTDDSTLVRIMVARSEIDLVQIKQMFSQMYQKTLGTVIASDTSGDYRRLLLAIVGQ comes from the exons ATGTCGTACCCGGGCTATCCCCCCACAGGCTACCCAGCTTTCCCTGGATATCCT CCTGCGGGTCAGGAGTCATCTTTTCCCCCTCCTGGTCAGTATTCTTATCCTAGTGGCTTTCCTCCAATGGGAGGAGGTGCCTACCCACCAACACCAAGTAGTGGCTACCCAGGAGCTGGAGGCTACCCAGGAGCTGGAGGCTACCCTGCCCCTGGAGGCTATCCCAGTGCCCCACAGCCAGGGGGAGCTCCATCCTATCCTGGAG GCCAAGGGTTTGGAGCCCCACCAAGTGGAGCAGGCTTTTCTGGCTATCCGCAGCCACCCTCACAGTCTTATGGTGGGGGCCCAGCACAGGTCCCACTACCTG GTGGTTTTCCTGGGGGACCGATGCCTTCTCAGTACCCTGGAGGACAATCTCCTTACCCTAgtcag CCTGCTTCGATGACTCAGGGAACTCAAGGAACAATCCAACCGGCTGCCAACTTTGATGCCATGAGAGATGCAGAAATTCTTCGTAAAGCAATGAAGGGTTTTG GTACAGACGAGCAGGCAATTGTAGACGTTGTGGCCAGTCGTTCCAATGATCAAAGGCAAAAAATTAAAGCAGCTTTTAAGACCATGTATGGCAAg GATTTAATCAGAGATCTTAAGTCAGAGTTAAGTGGAAATATGGAAGAACTGATCCTTGCCCTGTTCATGCCACCTACGTATTATGATGCCTGGAGTTTACAGAATGCAATGAAG GGAGCAGGAACTCAGGAACGTGTATTGATTGAAATTTTATGCACAAGAACAAATCAGGAAATCCAAGAAATTGTCAGATGTTATCAATCAGAATTTGGACGAGACCTTGAGAAGGATATTAGGTCAGATACATCAGGGCATTTTGAACGTTTACTTGTATCCATGTGCCAG GGAAATCGCGATGAGAACCAGAATGTTAACCACCAGCTGGCTCAGGAAGATGCTCAGCGTCTCTATCAGGCTGGTGAGGGGAGATTAGGGACAGATGAATCTTGCTTTAACATGATTCTTGCCACAAGAAGCTTTCCTCAGCTGAAAGCTACCATGGAGGCCTATTCCAGG ATGGCTAATCGAGATTTGTTAAGCAGTGTCGGCCGTGAGTTTTCTGGAAATATTGAAAGTGGTTTGAAGACCATCT TGCAGTGTGCCCTGAACCGCCCTGCCTTCTTTGCTGAGAGGCTGTACTATTCTATGAAAGGTGCCGGCACAGATGACTCCACCCTGGTCAGGATTATGGTCGCTCGAAGTGAG